In Cataglyphis hispanica isolate Lineage 1 chromosome 10, ULB_Chis1_1.0, whole genome shotgun sequence, a genomic segment contains:
- the LOC126852282 gene encoding RPII140-upstream gene protein isoform X1, which produces MCYINKIIIYKNKTIKLKITSSNHSSNDKYQLVKKETQLEPRCDLITFMCIHVIYFKFLKCQKMMRISLLARSPILMSIFPFGNDTNFDKPVNSVMETVIEPLDDKLGWDRIKNIFRLNKDGNFTKELTSIINITISGTVIGTVLGGMNATKNTVDNFISNNEATKFTSHFDAKWHLQQAVTVNFIRRGARMGAKLGLFCCIFSTVTTCTTTYRGKLAIENYMLGGSVTGLLFKMNLGLRGALVGVGLGSILGGICGGTSLLILKLSGVTIDEVLEAQQKWINSRDEILHNKIKKCMSTELPEVKQVYEENKKVRLIQGKENIEDHKT; this is translated from the exons ATGT gttatataaataaaataatcatatataaaaataaaacaataaaattaaaaatcacaagTTCAAATCACAGttcaaatgataaatatcaattagtGAAGAAAGAAACCCAATTGGAACCTAGATGCG atttaataacatttatgtgCATACAtgtaatttactttaaattcttaaagtgTCAGAAAATGATGCGCATAAGTCTATTAGCTAGAAGCCCAATACTAATGAGCATATTTCCATTTGGTAATGATACTAATTTTGATAAACCTGTGAATAGCGTGATGGAGACTGTGATAGAGCCACTAGATGATAAATTGGGTTgggatagaataaaaaatatatttcgtttaaa caaAGACGGTAATTTCACAAAAGAATTGACatctatcataaatataacaatatcagGTACCGTAATTGGTACAGTCTTAGGTGGTATGAATGCAACTAAGAATACTGTAGATAATTTCATCTCAAATAATGAAGCAACAAAATTTACGAGTCATTTTGATGCAAAATGGCATCTTCAACAAGCAGTtacagtaaattttataagaagagGTGCAAGAATGGGAGCAAAACTTGGACTTTTTTGTTGTATATTTAG TACTGTAACAACATGTACAACGACATATCGAGGAAAATTggcaatagaaaattatatgttaggTGGTTCTGTAAcaggattattatttaaaatgaatttaggACTTCGAGGAGCACTTGTTGGCGTTGGGCTTGGTAGTATATTAGGTGGTATATGTGGTGGTACATCGCTtcttattcttaaattatcaGGAGTAACAATAGATGAAGTACTAGAAGCACAACAAAAATGGATAAATTCAAGAGATGA gATTCTACATAACAAGATAAAGAAGTGTATGAGTACTGAATTACCAGAAGTAAAACAGgtatatgaagaaaataaaaaagtacgcTTAATTCaaggaaaagagaatattgaagatcataaaacataa
- the LOC126852282 gene encoding RPII140-upstream gene protein isoform X2: protein MRYLERNNYLITFMCIHVIYFKFLKCQKMMRISLLARSPILMSIFPFGNDTNFDKPVNSVMETVIEPLDDKLGWDRIKNIFRLNKDGNFTKELTSIINITISGTVIGTVLGGMNATKNTVDNFISNNEATKFTSHFDAKWHLQQAVTVNFIRRGARMGAKLGLFCCIFSTVTTCTTTYRGKLAIENYMLGGSVTGLLFKMNLGLRGALVGVGLGSILGGICGGTSLLILKLSGVTIDEVLEAQQKWINSRDEILHNKIKKCMSTELPEVKQVYEENKKVRLIQGKENIEDHKT from the exons ATGCGGTATTTAGAACGGAATAATT atttaataacatttatgtgCATACAtgtaatttactttaaattcttaaagtgTCAGAAAATGATGCGCATAAGTCTATTAGCTAGAAGCCCAATACTAATGAGCATATTTCCATTTGGTAATGATACTAATTTTGATAAACCTGTGAATAGCGTGATGGAGACTGTGATAGAGCCACTAGATGATAAATTGGGTTgggatagaataaaaaatatatttcgtttaaa caaAGACGGTAATTTCACAAAAGAATTGACatctatcataaatataacaatatcagGTACCGTAATTGGTACAGTCTTAGGTGGTATGAATGCAACTAAGAATACTGTAGATAATTTCATCTCAAATAATGAAGCAACAAAATTTACGAGTCATTTTGATGCAAAATGGCATCTTCAACAAGCAGTtacagtaaattttataagaagagGTGCAAGAATGGGAGCAAAACTTGGACTTTTTTGTTGTATATTTAG TACTGTAACAACATGTACAACGACATATCGAGGAAAATTggcaatagaaaattatatgttaggTGGTTCTGTAAcaggattattatttaaaatgaatttaggACTTCGAGGAGCACTTGTTGGCGTTGGGCTTGGTAGTATATTAGGTGGTATATGTGGTGGTACATCGCTtcttattcttaaattatcaGGAGTAACAATAGATGAAGTACTAGAAGCACAACAAAAATGGATAAATTCAAGAGATGA gATTCTACATAACAAGATAAAGAAGTGTATGAGTACTGAATTACCAGAAGTAAAACAGgtatatgaagaaaataaaaaagtacgcTTAATTCaaggaaaagagaatattgaagatcataaaacataa
- the LOC126852282 gene encoding RPII140-upstream gene protein isoform X3 — translation MCIHVIYFKFLKCQKMMRISLLARSPILMSIFPFGNDTNFDKPVNSVMETVIEPLDDKLGWDRIKNIFRLNKDGNFTKELTSIINITISGTVIGTVLGGMNATKNTVDNFISNNEATKFTSHFDAKWHLQQAVTVNFIRRGARMGAKLGLFCCIFSTVTTCTTTYRGKLAIENYMLGGSVTGLLFKMNLGLRGALVGVGLGSILGGICGGTSLLILKLSGVTIDEVLEAQQKWINSRDEILHNKIKKCMSTELPEVKQVYEENKKVRLIQGKENIEDHKT, via the exons atgtgCATACAtgtaatttactttaaattcttaaagtgTCAGAAAATGATGCGCATAAGTCTATTAGCTAGAAGCCCAATACTAATGAGCATATTTCCATTTGGTAATGATACTAATTTTGATAAACCTGTGAATAGCGTGATGGAGACTGTGATAGAGCCACTAGATGATAAATTGGGTTgggatagaataaaaaatatatttcgtttaaa caaAGACGGTAATTTCACAAAAGAATTGACatctatcataaatataacaatatcagGTACCGTAATTGGTACAGTCTTAGGTGGTATGAATGCAACTAAGAATACTGTAGATAATTTCATCTCAAATAATGAAGCAACAAAATTTACGAGTCATTTTGATGCAAAATGGCATCTTCAACAAGCAGTtacagtaaattttataagaagagGTGCAAGAATGGGAGCAAAACTTGGACTTTTTTGTTGTATATTTAG TACTGTAACAACATGTACAACGACATATCGAGGAAAATTggcaatagaaaattatatgttaggTGGTTCTGTAAcaggattattatttaaaatgaatttaggACTTCGAGGAGCACTTGTTGGCGTTGGGCTTGGTAGTATATTAGGTGGTATATGTGGTGGTACATCGCTtcttattcttaaattatcaGGAGTAACAATAGATGAAGTACTAGAAGCACAACAAAAATGGATAAATTCAAGAGATGA gATTCTACATAACAAGATAAAGAAGTGTATGAGTACTGAATTACCAGAAGTAAAACAGgtatatgaagaaaataaaaaagtacgcTTAATTCaaggaaaagagaatattgaagatcataaaacataa
- the LOC126852277 gene encoding twinfilin isoform X2, whose product MSHQTGIKANDALKKLFAKCRDGKIRVLKISIENEQLTPVSSSKPINKWQDDYDKMIKPLIVENQPAYILYRLDTKSADSGYDWLFISWSPDTAPVRQKMLYASTKATLKQEFGTSSIKEELHGTVPEDVTLDGYHKHKRNDTVPVPLTTAEEELAELKKTTATTDYSVETRHQTLSGVAFPVTDEAKQAIIELAKGIHEYVQLKIELDEEKIHLVTACDISLDKLSTKIPSDAARYHLYNFKHTHEGDYTESIVFIYSMPGYSCSIKERMLYSSCKAPLLDLIQSLGVTIAKKLEISDGGELTEQFFQEELHPKISLHQPKFAKPKGPPNRGAKRITKVQELASSD is encoded by the exons ATGTCACATCAGACAGGAATTAAAG CCAATGATGCATTGAAGAAATTGTTTGCGAAATGTCGTGACGGAAAAATACGAGTACTGAAGATTTCGATAGAAAATG aACAATTGACTCCAGTGTCTAGTTCTAAGCCAATAAACAAGTGGCAAGATGATTACGATAAAATGATCAAGCCATTAATTGTGGAGAATCAGCCAGCTTATATCCTTTATAGATTGGATACGAAATCAGCAGATTCTGGTTATGATTGGTTATTTATATCTTGGTCTCCTGATACCGCACCAGTGAGACAAAAAATGCTTTATGCTTCTACTAAAGCTACATTGAAGCAAGAGTTTGGTACATCTTCGATAAAAGAAGAACTGCATGGCACTGTTCCAGAAGATGTTACACTGGATGGTTATCATAAGCATAAGAGAAATGATACTGTACCTGTACCATTGACAACAGCAGAGGAGGAATTGGCTGAATTGAAAAAGACTACTGCAACTACAGACTATAGTGTGGAAACAAGACATCAGACATTAAGTGGTGTAGCGTTTCCAGTTACGGATGAAGCTAAGCAGGCCATTATAGAACTCGCTAAAGGAATTCATGAATATgtccaattaaaaattgaattggaTGAAGAAAAGATACATCTAGTAACAGCTTGTGATATTTCTTTAGACAAATTATCTACTAAAATTCCATCCGATGCTGCTAGATatcatctttataattttaaacatactcATGAAGGAGATTATACAGAAAGCATAG tttttatatatagcatgCCGGGATATAGTTGCAGTATTAAGGAAAGAATGTTATATTCATCATGCAAAGCACCTCTTCTTGATCTTATCCAATCTCTGGGAGTAACTATAGCAAAAAAG CTTGAAATAAGTGATGGAGGAGAACTTACCGAGCAATTTTTTCAAGAGGAATTGCATCCAAAAATCAGTTTGCATCAGCCAAAATTCGCTAAACCCAAAGGTCCACCAAACAGAGGTGCTAAGCGTATAACCAAGGTTCAAGAATTAGCATcttctgattaa
- the LOC126852277 gene encoding twinfilin isoform X1 — MSHQTGIKANDALKKLFAKCRDGKIRVLKISIENEQLTPVSSSKPINKWQDDYDKMIKPLIVENQPAYILYRLDTKSADSGYDWLFISWSPDTAPVRQKMLYASTKATLKQEFGTSSIKEELHGTVPEDVTLDGYHKHKRNDTVPVPLTTAEEELAELKKTTATTDYSVETRHQTLSGVAFPVTDEAKQAIIELAKGIHEYVQLKIELDEEKIHLVTACDISLDKLSTKIPSDAARYHLYNFKHTHEGDYTESIVFIYSMPGYSCSIKERMLYSSCKAPLLDLIQSLGVTIAKKLEVNSGEELTDMLEDPPSIKYTAAITLATPSTPCAPTQFIPEKKSKQKRSCVLS; from the exons ATGTCACATCAGACAGGAATTAAAG CCAATGATGCATTGAAGAAATTGTTTGCGAAATGTCGTGACGGAAAAATACGAGTACTGAAGATTTCGATAGAAAATG aACAATTGACTCCAGTGTCTAGTTCTAAGCCAATAAACAAGTGGCAAGATGATTACGATAAAATGATCAAGCCATTAATTGTGGAGAATCAGCCAGCTTATATCCTTTATAGATTGGATACGAAATCAGCAGATTCTGGTTATGATTGGTTATTTATATCTTGGTCTCCTGATACCGCACCAGTGAGACAAAAAATGCTTTATGCTTCTACTAAAGCTACATTGAAGCAAGAGTTTGGTACATCTTCGATAAAAGAAGAACTGCATGGCACTGTTCCAGAAGATGTTACACTGGATGGTTATCATAAGCATAAGAGAAATGATACTGTACCTGTACCATTGACAACAGCAGAGGAGGAATTGGCTGAATTGAAAAAGACTACTGCAACTACAGACTATAGTGTGGAAACAAGACATCAGACATTAAGTGGTGTAGCGTTTCCAGTTACGGATGAAGCTAAGCAGGCCATTATAGAACTCGCTAAAGGAATTCATGAATATgtccaattaaaaattgaattggaTGAAGAAAAGATACATCTAGTAACAGCTTGTGATATTTCTTTAGACAAATTATCTACTAAAATTCCATCCGATGCTGCTAGATatcatctttataattttaaacatactcATGAAGGAGATTATACAGAAAGCATAG tttttatatatagcatgCCGGGATATAGTTGCAGTATTAAGGAAAGAATGTTATATTCATCATGCAAAGCACCTCTTCTTGATCTTATCCAATCTCTGGGAGTAACTATAGCAAAAAAG TTGGAAGTAAATAGTGGGGAAGAGTTAACAGATATGTTAGAGGATCCTCCAAGCATAAAATACACAGCTGCAATAACTCTCGCAACTCCATCAACACCTTGTGCCCCTACTCAATTCATACCagagaaaaaatcaaaacagAAACGATCTTGTGTTTTAAGCTAA